In Zingiber officinale cultivar Zhangliang chromosome 1A, Zo_v1.1, whole genome shotgun sequence, a genomic segment contains:
- the LOC121999184 gene encoding DNA-directed RNA polymerases II, IV and V subunit 12-like, translating into MDPLQPEPVTYLCGDCGEENTLKPGDVVQCRKCGHRILHKKRTRRIMQFQAR; encoded by the exons ATGGACCCCTTGCAGCCTGAGCCTGTTACTTACTTATGTGGAG ATTGCGGAGAAGAGAACACCCTGAAGCCAGGGGATGTCGTACAGTGCAGGAAGTGTGGACATCGCATCCTTCACAAGAAGCGCACTCGCAGAA TTATGCAATTCCAAGCCCGGTGA